In Bradyrhizobium symbiodeficiens, the genomic stretch GCCTCCGACGGCGGCAGCTTTTCCTTCAGGATCGCCTCCATGCGCGCCGGATAGGAGCTGCTTTCCGATGCCGGAATCGTGGTCGAGCGGCTGCCGATGACCAGGATCTCGAGCGGCTTACCGGCCTTGACGGCTTCGGCGACCTTGGGAAGCTGGCTTTCGCTGTTGAGTAGATAGGACGGCACCTCGCACGCCGCGGGCGCGGTCGCAGCGGCAGGCGCAGCAGCATCCCCCGCGCGCGCCACAGGCGCGGCCAGGCTACCGCATAGCAGGACCAGGCTCAGGAGAACCTTCGCCTTCATCAGCCCCCTCCCGCCAGATCGGCGCTGCCGACGGCGTTCTTGGTTTTCGCACCGCCCTTGTCAGCCACGCGCTTGTACCACGAAATCACCCAGGCCACGCCCCACATGATCAGGACCCCGGAGAGACTAATCAGCGCATGCACGGCTGCCCCGCCGGAGACTTCGGCGAGAATGAAATGGCCGGCGAAGGCCAGGAAGACGCCGAGGCAGAAGATCTCCAGGGAATGCTGGCCACATAGAATCAATGGGCGCAGCCAGCGCGATTTCAAGCCCGGCCAGTCCCGGGGCAGGAAGCGCACGGTGAGCGCGGCCAGCGCCAGGAAATGCGTGAAGCGCAACACGTCGAGGTCGGTCTTGTCGATCGGATACATCCATTGCTCAACGCGCTTCGGCATGAATTGGGAGAGCTGCGGCACGTACCAGGTCAGCGTCACGTAGAACGCCGCGACGAGATAGGCGATCGCGATCCACATCGTCACCGGCGAAGCCAGGATACGCGACATGCGACGCGCACCTCCGAGCGCGCACCATGCCCCGAACACGAACAGCAATTGCCAGGCGAAGGGATTGAAGGCCCAGAAGCCGTTCGGATAGGCCGACAAATAGAGATCGTATTCCCAGGTCACCGCGTAGAGCACGACCGAGAGACCGAGCGTGACGTCGGGTCGCCATTTCATCGACCACAGGATCAGCGGCAGCGCCAGCATCAGCACGATGTAGAGCGGCAGCACGTCCATGTTCACGGGGCGGAAACGCAGCAGCAGCGCCTGCACGATGGTGACGTCGGGCTGCTTGAGGAAATCCATGATCCCCATCTCTTCGGTGTAGAGCGGGTTCTCGAAGCGGGTCGCGACGTAGGAGATCTCGGCGAGGAAGATCGTGAACAGGAAGACGTGGGCGACGTAGATCTGCCAGACCCGGCGCAGGATGCGCGCAGTGGCGATGACGACGCCGCTCTCCAGCATCGCCCTCCCGTAGACGAAGGCGGCGGTGTAGCCGGAAATGAAGATGAAGATCTCGGTGGCGTCGCTGAAGCCGTAATTGCGGATGGTGAACCAGGTCAGCAGGCTGGGCGGCAGATGGTCGATGAAGATCAGCCACAGCGCCAGCCCGCGGAACAGGTCGAGCCGGAGCTCGCGCTCGCCGATGGCGGGCAGCGTGATGGCCGGCGCCCTCGCGCGCGGCTTCGCCCGCGCGGGCTTGACGTCAGCAGCCACGCTGTCCGCAGGCTTGACGTCAGCAGGCCTGACGTCAGCAGGCTTGGCGGTTCCCGCGGTCGTCGATCCCGTCACTTGGTCGGCAATGATCATCGGGGGGCCAAATACCCTTCGGCAAATCGCGACGTCTCGAGGAGTGTACCGGTCCGGTCGTCGTCTCGCAAAGCGGCCGGGTCACAGAAGGGCTCGAACCCCTCCGGGGGTATTTCCCTCGGGGTGTCCTTCCCTTCGAATTCTGGCGGGACGATGTCGCCAAAGCCGCCTCGGGGGTTTGGTTCCGGAGCCGGATTTCGGTATGGTAGCAGCCATGTACCGCGCCGTGACCCGCCAGATTGAAGTAACCGTCGAGCCGAACTTTGTTCCGGAACAGTCCTCGGCCGACCGTTCCCGCTATTTCTGGTCCTACACCATCGTCATCACGAATTCGGGCGAGGAGACCGTGCAGCTCAAGACGCGGCACTGGATCATCACCGACGCCTCAGGCCGCCAGCAAGAGGTCAGGGGCGAAGGCGTGGTCGGCGAGCAGCCGACGCTCGCCCCCGGCGAACGGTTCGAATACACCTCGGGCGTCCCGCTCTCGACCGCCTCCGGCTTCATGACCGGCCGCTACCAGATGGTCACCGAAAGCGGCGAGCGCTTCGAGATCGACGTGCCGGCGTTTTCGCTGGACAGTCCGGATAACAAGCGGGTGTTGAATTAGCGGGCTGCACGCTCGTGTCCCGGCGCAGAACCGGGACCCAGCGCGACACGGCACGATGCGGATGGATGGGGCAAGAGAGCGGAGTGTAGCGCAACTCTCTCCAAGTCGTCATTGGGATGCTTCCCTGCACATCCCAGCGGCAGCGCCGTAGGGTGGGCAAAGGCGCCAGCGCCGTGCCCACCATCTCCCTCCATGAGCAACAAGGCGTGGGCACGCTGCGCTTTGCCCACCCTACGAGATCCGGCTTGTGGCAGGCAGTTCGGCTTGCAGACACGGCTTCTCGTCCTCGCGGCGCGTTG encodes the following:
- a CDS encoding OpgC domain-containing protein, which encodes MIIADQVTGSTTAGTAKPADVRPADVKPADSVAADVKPARAKPRARAPAITLPAIGERELRLDLFRGLALWLIFIDHLPPSLLTWFTIRNYGFSDATEIFIFISGYTAAFVYGRAMLESGVVIATARILRRVWQIYVAHVFLFTIFLAEISYVATRFENPLYTEEMGIMDFLKQPDVTIVQALLLRFRPVNMDVLPLYIVLMLALPLILWSMKWRPDVTLGLSVVLYAVTWEYDLYLSAYPNGFWAFNPFAWQLLFVFGAWCALGGARRMSRILASPVTMWIAIAYLVAAFYVTLTWYVPQLSQFMPKRVEQWMYPIDKTDLDVLRFTHFLALAALTVRFLPRDWPGLKSRWLRPLILCGQHSLEIFCLGVFLAFAGHFILAEVSGGAAVHALISLSGVLIMWGVAWVISWYKRVADKGGAKTKNAVGSADLAGGG
- the apaG gene encoding Co2+/Mg2+ efflux protein ApaG, with protein sequence MYRAVTRQIEVTVEPNFVPEQSSADRSRYFWSYTIVITNSGEETVQLKTRHWIITDASGRQQEVRGEGVVGEQPTLAPGERFEYTSGVPLSTASGFMTGRYQMVTESGERFEIDVPAFSLDSPDNKRVLN